One window of Candidatus Mycobacterium wuenschmannii genomic DNA carries:
- a CDS encoding DUF3159 domain-containing protein, translated as MMEQLGGVSGIVYSSLPVLVFVGTSKLLGLAAASGAALGVAALILVWRLLRRESVQPAVSGLIGVAVCVLIAYLMGESKGYFLLGIWTSLIYAAIFAVSIVIRRPVVGYIWSWLHGHDRGWRGVRRAVYAFDVATFTWVVVFTARFVVQRVLYDSDHTGWLVVARIAMGWPLTAVAALVTFLAIRTAQRALDVELTEAAADADAVPLPPR; from the coding sequence ATGATGGAGCAGCTCGGCGGGGTCTCCGGGATCGTCTATTCGTCGCTGCCGGTGCTCGTGTTCGTCGGCACCTCCAAGCTGCTCGGTCTGGCCGCGGCGTCCGGTGCCGCGCTGGGCGTGGCCGCGCTGATCCTCGTGTGGCGGCTGCTCCGCCGGGAGTCCGTGCAGCCGGCGGTGTCCGGGTTGATCGGCGTCGCGGTCTGCGTGCTGATCGCCTACCTGATGGGGGAGTCGAAAGGCTACTTCCTGCTGGGCATCTGGACGTCTTTGATCTATGCGGCGATCTTCGCGGTGTCGATCGTGATTCGCCGGCCCGTCGTGGGCTACATCTGGAGCTGGCTGCACGGCCACGACCGGGGCTGGCGCGGTGTGCGTCGCGCGGTCTACGCGTTCGACGTCGCGACGTTCACCTGGGTGGTGGTGTTCACGGCCCGTTTCGTGGTGCAGCGGGTGCTCTACGACTCCGACCACACCGGCTGGCTGGTGGTGGCCCGCATCGCGATGGGTTGGCCGCTGACGGCGGTGGCGGCGCTGGTGACGTTCCTGGCGATCCGCACGGCGCAGCGCGCGCTCGATGTCGAGCTCACTGAGGCGGCAGCAGATGCTGACGCAGTTCCTCTTCCGCCTCGGTGA
- a CDS encoding potassium channel family protein, with product MKVAIAGAGAVGRSVARELIENHHDVTLIERNPEHIDEDAIPAAHWRFGDACEVSVLESVHLHEFDVVVAATGDDKANVVLSLLAKTEFAVPRVVARVNDPRNEWLFTDAWGVDVAVSTPRMLASLIEEAVAVGDLVRLMEFRKGQANLVEITLPDNTPWGGKPVRKLQLPRDVALVTILRGPRVIVPQDDEPLEGGDELLFVAVTEAEEELRQHLLPPQ from the coding sequence ATGAAGGTCGCCATTGCCGGTGCGGGGGCCGTCGGTCGCTCCGTGGCGCGCGAGCTGATCGAGAACCACCACGACGTGACGCTGATCGAGCGCAACCCGGAACACATCGACGAGGACGCCATCCCGGCCGCACACTGGCGGTTCGGTGACGCGTGCGAGGTGAGTGTGCTGGAGTCGGTGCACCTGCACGAGTTCGACGTGGTGGTGGCCGCCACCGGCGACGACAAGGCCAACGTGGTGCTCAGCCTGCTGGCCAAGACGGAGTTCGCGGTGCCCCGCGTGGTGGCCCGGGTCAACGACCCGCGTAACGAGTGGTTGTTCACCGATGCCTGGGGTGTCGACGTGGCGGTGTCCACCCCCCGGATGCTGGCGTCGCTGATCGAGGAGGCCGTCGCGGTCGGAGATCTGGTGCGGCTGATGGAGTTCCGGAAGGGTCAGGCCAACCTGGTCGAGATCACGCTGCCGGACAACACGCCGTGGGGCGGCAAGCCGGTGCGCAAGCTGCAGTTGCCGCGCGACGTCGCGCTGGTCACCATCCTGCGCGGACCGCGGGTGATCGTGCCGCAGGACGACGAGCCGTTGGAAGGCGGCGACGAGCTGTTGTTCGTCGCGGTCACCGAGGCGGAAGAGGAACTGCGTCAGCATCTGCTGCCGCCTCAGTGA
- a CDS encoding potassium channel family protein — MRVVVMGCGRVGSSVADGLSRIGHEVAVIDSDSTAFSRLSPEFAGERVLGLGFDRDVLLKAGIEGADAFAAVSSGDNSNIISARLARETFGVRRVVARIYDAKRAEVYERLGIPTIATVPWTTDRLLHALTRESETAKWRDPSGTVAVLELALHEDWVGRLVTDLESATEARVAFLIRFGTGILPEPKTVIQSGDQIYIAAISGHAAEALAIAALPPSEDPEQ, encoded by the coding sequence GTGCGAGTCGTTGTGATGGGCTGCGGCCGGGTCGGATCGTCGGTCGCCGACGGTCTGTCCCGCATCGGCCACGAGGTAGCGGTGATCGACAGCGACAGCACCGCGTTCAGTCGCCTCAGCCCCGAGTTCGCCGGCGAGCGGGTGCTCGGACTGGGATTCGACCGCGACGTGTTGTTGAAGGCCGGTATCGAGGGCGCCGATGCCTTCGCCGCGGTGTCCTCCGGCGACAACTCCAACATCATCTCCGCGCGCCTGGCCCGCGAGACGTTCGGCGTCCGGCGGGTGGTCGCCCGGATCTACGACGCCAAGCGCGCCGAGGTCTACGAGCGCCTCGGCATTCCAACAATCGCCACGGTGCCCTGGACGACGGACCGGTTGCTGCACGCGCTGACCCGCGAGAGCGAGACCGCCAAGTGGCGGGACCCGAGCGGGACCGTCGCCGTCCTGGAACTGGCGCTGCACGAGGATTGGGTGGGCCGCCTGGTCACCGACCTCGAGAGCGCCACCGAGGCGCGGGTGGCGTTTCTGATCCGGTTCGGCACCGGCATCCTGCCCGAGCCCAAGACCGTCATCCAGTCCGGCGATCAGATCTACATCGCGGCGATCTCCGGACACGCGGCCGAGGCGCTGGCCATCGCGGCGCTGCCGCCGAGCGAGGACCCTGAACAGTGA
- a CDS encoding APC family permease has translation MSKLSTAARRLLLGRPFRSDRLSHTLLPKRIALPVFASDALSSVAYAPEEVFLMLSVAGLTAYALTPWIGVAVAAVMLVVVASYRQNVHAYPSGGGDYEVVTTNLGSNAGLTVASALMVDYVLTVAVSTASAMSNIGSAIPFVATHKVLFCVAAILLVMGLNLRGIRESGVAFAIPTYAFIIGVGAMLGWGLIRIYLMGEPLRAESAGFTMHAEHGAITGFAFAFLVARSFSSGCAALTGVEAISNGVPAFRKPKSRNAATTLLMLGGIAVSLLMGIILLAKETKVQIVDDPDAQLSGAPAGYQQKTLVTQIAQTVFGSFHIGFLLIAVVTALILVLAANTAFNGFPVLGSVLAQDSYLPRQLHTRGDRLAFSNGIVFLAVAALAAIIAFRAQVTALIQLYIVGVFISFTLSQIGMVRHWTRLLRNESDPAARSRMIRSRVVNTIGFVATGTVLLVVMVTKFLAGAWIAIVAMALLFVLMKMIRKHYDTVSREIEQHAVDNDMVLPSKNHAIVLVSKLHLPTLRALAYARATRPDVLEAITVSVDDAETRKLVRRWEDSNLNVPLKVIASPYREITRPILDYVKRVSKESPRSVVTVFLPEYVVGHWWEHVLHNQSALRLKGRLLFMPGVMVTSVPWQLNSSERIKTLQPHAAPGDARRGIFD, from the coding sequence GTGTCCAAACTTTCGACTGCGGCGCGCCGACTCCTGCTGGGTCGGCCGTTTCGCAGCGACCGGCTGAGCCACACCCTGCTGCCCAAGCGGATCGCGCTGCCGGTGTTCGCCTCCGACGCGCTGTCCTCGGTCGCATACGCCCCCGAAGAGGTCTTCCTGATGCTGTCGGTGGCGGGGCTGACGGCTTACGCGCTGACACCGTGGATCGGTGTCGCGGTCGCCGCAGTGATGCTGGTGGTGGTCGCCAGCTATAGGCAGAACGTGCACGCCTACCCCTCCGGCGGCGGGGACTACGAGGTGGTCACCACCAACCTCGGGTCCAACGCCGGGCTCACCGTGGCCAGCGCGCTGATGGTGGATTACGTTCTCACTGTTGCCGTTTCGACCGCGTCTGCGATGTCGAACATCGGCTCCGCGATCCCGTTCGTGGCCACCCACAAGGTGCTGTTCTGCGTCGCGGCCATCCTGCTCGTGATGGGGTTGAACCTGCGCGGCATCCGGGAATCCGGTGTGGCCTTTGCCATTCCGACCTACGCGTTCATCATCGGCGTCGGCGCGATGCTCGGCTGGGGGCTGATCCGGATCTATCTGATGGGCGAGCCACTGCGCGCCGAGTCCGCCGGCTTCACGATGCACGCCGAACACGGGGCGATCACCGGCTTCGCGTTCGCGTTCCTGGTCGCGCGGTCGTTTTCGTCGGGGTGTGCGGCGCTGACCGGGGTCGAGGCGATCAGCAACGGAGTGCCGGCCTTCCGAAAGCCCAAGTCGCGCAACGCGGCAACGACGCTGCTGATGCTCGGCGGTATCGCGGTCAGCCTGCTGATGGGCATCATCCTGCTGGCCAAGGAGACCAAGGTCCAGATCGTCGACGACCCGGACGCGCAGTTGAGCGGCGCCCCGGCGGGCTACCAGCAGAAGACGCTCGTCACCCAGATCGCGCAGACGGTGTTCGGCAGCTTCCACATCGGCTTCCTGCTGATCGCCGTCGTGACAGCGCTGATCTTGGTGCTGGCGGCCAACACGGCGTTCAATGGCTTTCCGGTATTGGGCTCGGTGCTCGCGCAGGACAGCTATCTGCCCCGCCAGTTGCACACTCGCGGCGACCGCCTCGCGTTCTCCAACGGCATCGTGTTCCTGGCGGTGGCCGCGCTGGCGGCGATCATCGCGTTCCGGGCGCAAGTCACCGCGTTGATCCAGCTCTACATCGTGGGCGTCTTCATTTCGTTCACCCTGAGCCAAATCGGAATGGTCCGGCACTGGACTCGGTTGCTGCGCAACGAATCCGATCCCGCTGCCCGCAGCAGGATGATCCGCTCCCGGGTGGTCAACACGATCGGGTTCGTGGCCACCGGAACGGTGCTACTCGTCGTGATGGTCACCAAGTTCCTGGCGGGCGCCTGGATCGCGATCGTCGCGATGGCCCTGCTGTTCGTCCTGATGAAGATGATCCGCAAGCACTACGACACGGTCAGCCGGGAGATCGAGCAGCATGCGGTCGACAACGACATGGTGCTGCCGAGCAAGAACCATGCGATCGTGCTGGTGTCGAAGTTGCATCTGCCGACCTTGCGCGCGCTGGCCTACGCACGGGCGACGAGGCCCGATGTGCTCGAGGCGATCACGGTCAGCGTCGACGATGCCGAGACCCGCAAGCTCGTCCGCCGGTGGGAAGACAGCAACCTCAACGTGCCGCTGAAGGTGATCGCCTCGCCATATCGCGAAATCACCCGTCCCATCCTCGATTACGTGAAGCGGGTCAGCAAGGAGTCGCCGCGCAGCGTGGTCACCGTGTTCCTGCCGGAATACGTGGTCGGTCACTGGTGGGAGCACGTGCTGCACAACCAGAGCGCGCTGCGGCTCAAGGGACGGCTGCTTTTCATGCCCGGCGTGATGGTGACTTCCGTTCCATGGCAACTGAATTCGTCGGAGCGGATCAAGACTTTACAACCGCATGCCGCGCCTGGCGATGCGCGTCGCGGGATCTTCGATTGA
- a CDS encoding class I SAM-dependent RNA methyltransferase, producing the protein MQELTLTVGAPANGGSCVARHDGRVVFVRYALPGEQVRVRVTADRGSYWHAETLEVIDPSADRAESLCPIAGVDGAGCCDLAFVEPTAARALKAAVVSNQLARLGNYQWDDEVRPLGPTGPTGWRTRIRLDVGGDGRPGFHRYHSKDLVTDLHCGQLPPGITDGLTDTAWPPGAHLHVVLDDDGQRHVARTVRHGRRNATDVIEGGHSGVQRAGRHSWQVPVTGFWQAHRDAARTYSELVGEWAQPDPGATAWDLYGGAGLFAAGLADAVGESGRVLTVDSARAASRAARATLADLPQVHVVSDSVRRALTAQRGRADVAVLDPPRGGAGREVIDLLAAADVPRIVHIGCEAASFARDVGLYQGHGYAVQKLSVFDSFPLTHHIECVALLTR; encoded by the coding sequence TTGCAGGAGCTGACGCTGACCGTGGGCGCGCCCGCCAACGGCGGTAGTTGCGTGGCGCGCCACGACGGTCGGGTGGTGTTCGTCCGTTACGCGCTGCCCGGCGAGCAGGTCCGGGTGCGGGTCACCGCCGACCGGGGATCGTATTGGCATGCCGAGACACTCGAGGTGATCGACCCGTCCGCCGACCGGGCGGAGTCGCTGTGCCCGATAGCCGGCGTCGACGGGGCGGGTTGCTGCGACCTCGCGTTCGTCGAGCCGACCGCGGCGCGGGCCTTGAAAGCCGCCGTCGTCTCCAATCAGCTTGCGCGCCTGGGTAATTACCAGTGGGACGATGAGGTCCGGCCGCTCGGCCCGACCGGGCCCACCGGCTGGCGGACGCGCATCCGGCTCGACGTCGGCGGGGACGGCCGACCGGGATTTCACCGCTACCACAGCAAGGATCTGGTCACCGATCTGCACTGCGGTCAGCTGCCGCCGGGGATCACCGACGGGCTGACCGACACGGCTTGGCCGCCCGGCGCGCACCTGCACGTCGTGCTCGACGACGACGGGCAGCGACATGTCGCTCGGACTGTGCGCCACGGCCGGCGCAACGCGACCGACGTGATCGAAGGCGGCCATTCGGGTGTGCAGCGTGCGGGCCGGCACAGCTGGCAGGTGCCGGTGACCGGGTTCTGGCAAGCCCACCGCGACGCCGCCCGGACCTACAGCGAGCTGGTCGGCGAGTGGGCTCAACCCGATCCGGGGGCGACGGCGTGGGACCTCTACGGTGGCGCGGGCCTTTTCGCCGCCGGCCTGGCCGACGCGGTGGGGGAGTCGGGCCGGGTGCTCACCGTCGACAGTGCCCGGGCCGCGTCGCGGGCGGCGCGTGCGACGCTGGCCGACCTTCCGCAGGTGCACGTCGTTAGCGATTCGGTGCGACGGGCCCTGACCGCGCAGCGCGGCCGCGCCGACGTGGCCGTCCTCGATCCGCCGCGCGGTGGCGCCGGACGCGAGGTGATCGACCTACTGGCCGCGGCCGACGTGCCCCGCATCGTCCATATCGGTTGTGAGGCAGCGTCATTCGCGCGCGATGTCGGACTCTACCAAGGGCACGGGTACGCGGTGCAGAAGCTGTCGGTGTTCGACTCGTTCCCGCTGACCCATCACATCGAATGCGTCGCGTTGCTGACCCGCTGA
- a CDS encoding ArsB/NhaD family transporter: MIYYALAVFVVAYGFIISERFNKTTVALTGAGLMLCLPVLDSADVFYSQDSGIDWDVIFLMLGMMIIVSIMRQTGAFEYAAIWAVKRANGSPVRIMILLMLVMALASAILPNVVSVLLIAPVTLLVCERLEINPVPFLIAEVFASNIGGAATLVGDPPNIIIGARKGLSFNAFLVNMAPVVVIIMVALCAAVPLLFRGLGTVDPGRVADVVTVDDDDVIHDRRLLVKCGIVLVAVLTGFVVSPDIHMAPSLVALLGAGALILWSRADQSDYMSSVEWDSLLFILGLFIMVGALLKTGVIGAMGRLAASAIGGNMLLATMLILIVSTVASGLIDNVPYVATMTPIVDQLAKTMPGPSHHDVLWWSLALGGDLGGNLTAVGATSNIVMIGIAMRSGNPISFWEFTRKGIAATTLTTVLCALYLWLRYFALA, from the coding sequence ATGATCTATTACGCACTCGCGGTGTTCGTCGTCGCGTACGGGTTCATCATCAGTGAGCGCTTCAATAAGACCACCGTCGCGCTGACCGGTGCGGGCCTGATGCTCTGCCTGCCGGTGCTGGACTCCGCCGACGTCTTCTACTCCCAGGACAGCGGAATCGACTGGGACGTCATCTTTTTGATGCTGGGCATGATGATCATCGTCAGCATCATGCGGCAGACCGGAGCATTCGAGTACGCCGCGATCTGGGCGGTCAAGCGCGCCAACGGCTCTCCGGTGCGCATCATGATTCTATTGATGCTGGTGATGGCGCTGGCATCGGCGATCCTGCCGAACGTCGTCTCGGTACTGCTGATCGCCCCCGTCACCTTGCTGGTCTGCGAGCGGCTCGAGATCAACCCCGTCCCCTTCCTGATCGCGGAGGTGTTCGCCTCCAACATCGGCGGCGCGGCGACACTCGTCGGCGATCCACCCAACATCATCATCGGCGCCCGAAAAGGCCTGTCGTTCAACGCGTTCTTGGTAAACATGGCGCCGGTCGTGGTGATCATCATGGTGGCTCTGTGCGCTGCTGTGCCGCTGCTGTTTCGCGGCCTCGGCACGGTCGACCCCGGGCGCGTCGCCGATGTCGTCACCGTGGACGACGACGACGTCATCCACGATCGTCGGCTGTTGGTCAAATGCGGCATCGTTCTCGTCGCCGTGCTCACCGGCTTCGTCGTCTCGCCCGACATCCACATGGCGCCCTCGCTGGTGGCACTGCTCGGCGCCGGCGCGCTGATCCTGTGGTCGCGGGCGGACCAATCCGACTACATGTCCAGCGTGGAGTGGGACTCTCTACTGTTCATCCTCGGCCTGTTCATCATGGTCGGCGCACTGCTGAAGACCGGTGTGATCGGCGCGATGGGACGACTGGCGGCCAGCGCCATCGGCGGCAACATGTTGCTGGCAACGATGCTGATTCTGATCGTCTCCACCGTGGCCTCGGGCCTGATCGACAACGTGCCGTACGTCGCGACGATGACCCCGATCGTCGATCAACTGGCGAAAACCATGCCCGGTCCGTCCCATCACGACGTGCTCTGGTGGTCGCTGGCACTGGGCGGGGACCTGGGTGGCAATCTGACCGCGGTCGGCGCCACCTCCAATATCGTGATGATCGGCATCGCGATGCGGTCCGGCAACCCGATCTCGTTCTGGGAGTTCACCCGTAAAGGCATCGCGGCGACGACTCTGACCACGGTGCTGTGCGCGCTTTACCTGTGGCTGCGGTACTTCGCGCTGGCCTGA
- a CDS encoding CBS domain-containing protein, with protein MRAEDLDEKFPVVKIDSNALDAVRLLAEHRLNGLVVVTDTSETPFAVLPASQVVRFIVPGYVQDDPGLASVVTETMADHAAEKLSGKTIRELLPKQRQHIPVAEADDTIIEVAEVMARLRSPLVAVVKDGRLHGVITASRLLAAALKE; from the coding sequence GTGCGGGCAGAGGATCTCGACGAAAAGTTTCCGGTAGTCAAAATCGACTCGAATGCGCTTGACGCGGTTCGTTTGCTCGCTGAGCACCGGCTGAACGGTTTGGTGGTCGTCACCGACACCTCCGAGACACCGTTCGCGGTGCTGCCGGCCTCGCAGGTGGTGCGTTTTATCGTCCCGGGTTACGTGCAGGACGACCCCGGTCTCGCCAGCGTGGTCACCGAGACGATGGCCGACCATGCCGCGGAGAAGTTGAGCGGCAAGACCATTCGCGAACTGCTGCCCAAACAGCGCCAGCACATCCCAGTGGCCGAAGCCGACGACACCATCATCGAGGTGGCCGAGGTCATGGCACGGTTGCGGAGCCCATTGGTCGCGGTAGTCAAAGACGGCCGACTGCATGGGGTGATCACCGCATCCCGGTTGCTAGCTGCCGCGCTCAAAGAATGA
- a CDS encoding CBS domain-containing protein produces the protein MRAEELDEQFPIVDVDSDALEAARMIAEHHLPGLIVIDSSRKPYAVLLASEVLHLILPRYVQDNMMLAGVMGDALADHAQNLAGKTVGDVLPKQPKKIPSVDARDGVIKVAAEMAQLRTPLIAVVQNGALHGVITASRLLAGALKS, from the coding sequence GTGCGAGCTGAGGAACTCGACGAGCAGTTTCCCATCGTGGACGTGGACTCCGACGCCCTCGAGGCCGCGCGCATGATCGCCGAGCATCACCTGCCGGGGCTGATCGTCATTGACTCTTCGCGCAAGCCGTATGCCGTGCTGCTGGCCTCCGAGGTGTTGCACCTGATCCTGCCGCGCTATGTGCAGGACAACATGATGTTGGCCGGTGTCATGGGCGACGCGCTCGCCGATCACGCCCAGAACCTGGCCGGTAAGACCGTCGGGGACGTACTGCCCAAGCAGCCGAAGAAGATCCCTTCGGTGGACGCGCGCGACGGCGTCATCAAGGTGGCCGCCGAGATGGCGCAGCTGCGTACGCCGTTGATCGCGGTGGTCCAGAACGGCGCACTGCACGGGGTGATCACCGCTTCGCGACTGCTGGCCGGAGCGCTCAAGTCGTGA
- a CDS encoding ArsB/NhaD family transporter translates to MSSALFHAVYASTVFVVCYVLITTERFNKTKVALAGAILMFFLPWFTSEDIFYSRGTGVNWDVLFLLLGMMIIVSVVRQTGAFEYVAIWSAKRAKGSPLRILILLILVTALGTAVLDNVTTILLIAPVTLLVCDRLAMNPAPFLVVEAIAANIAGAATLVGDPTSIIIGTGAHLSFIEFSANMAPAVLLVLTALILILPLLYPGFFVADPERVADVMALNEREAIRNSKLLKQCSIVLAIVFVGFVLHQQIHMEPSMVAMAGAGILIVISGIEREFYLASVEWETLLFFAGLFVMVGALVRTGVIKELAQVASHVAQGDAWKATLLLLTISFTIGSVINNVPYAAAMTPIVAQFADSIPGHASSGVLWWALLLGTVLGGNLTMVGASANIVAVGIAERSGHPVSFWDFTKRGAAVTFMSFVLSLGYLWLRYFA, encoded by the coding sequence ATGAGTAGCGCGCTGTTTCACGCCGTTTACGCGTCCACTGTGTTCGTGGTCTGTTATGTGCTGATCACGACCGAGCGGTTCAACAAGACCAAAGTCGCACTGGCCGGTGCGATCTTGATGTTCTTCTTGCCTTGGTTCACGTCGGAGGACATCTTCTATTCGCGAGGCACCGGGGTGAACTGGGACGTCCTGTTCCTGTTGCTCGGGATGATGATCATCGTCAGCGTCGTCCGTCAAACCGGAGCCTTCGAATACGTGGCGATCTGGTCGGCCAAGCGCGCCAAGGGATCTCCGTTGAGGATCCTTATTTTGCTGATTCTCGTCACCGCGCTCGGCACGGCCGTTCTGGACAACGTCACGACGATTTTGCTGATCGCGCCGGTCACCCTGCTGGTGTGTGACCGTCTCGCGATGAACCCCGCGCCGTTCTTGGTCGTCGAAGCCATCGCCGCCAATATCGCCGGCGCGGCGACCCTCGTCGGAGACCCGACGAGCATCATCATCGGTACCGGCGCCCACCTGAGCTTCATCGAGTTCAGCGCCAACATGGCGCCGGCGGTGTTACTGGTTCTTACGGCGCTGATCCTCATCCTCCCGTTGCTCTACCCCGGCTTCTTCGTCGCCGATCCGGAACGGGTCGCCGACGTGATGGCCCTGAATGAACGCGAAGCGATCCGCAATTCAAAACTGCTCAAGCAGTGCTCGATCGTGCTGGCCATCGTGTTCGTCGGGTTCGTGTTGCACCAGCAGATCCACATGGAACCGTCGATGGTGGCGATGGCCGGTGCCGGAATTCTGATCGTGATCTCGGGCATCGAGCGAGAGTTCTACCTGGCCAGCGTGGAGTGGGAAACGCTGTTGTTCTTCGCCGGCCTGTTCGTCATGGTCGGAGCGCTGGTGCGGACTGGAGTGATCAAGGAATTAGCCCAAGTCGCCAGCCACGTCGCGCAAGGAGACGCCTGGAAGGCGACGCTGCTTCTGCTCACTATTTCTTTCACGATCGGCAGCGTCATCAACAATGTTCCCTACGCGGCCGCGATGACCCCGATCGTCGCGCAATTCGCCGACTCCATCCCCGGACACGCGAGCTCCGGCGTGCTGTGGTGGGCGCTGCTGCTCGGAACGGTGCTCGGCGGAAATCTGACGATGGTCGGCGCAAGCGCGAACATCGTGGCGGTCGGGATCGCGGAGCGGTCCGGTCATCCAGTCTCGTTCTGGGACTTCACCAAACGCGGAGCAGCGGTCACGTTCATGTCGTTTGTGCTGTCCCTCGGCTACCTGTGGCTGCGCTACTTCGCCTAG
- the dxs gene encoding 1-deoxy-D-xylulose-5-phosphate synthase, protein MLEQIRGPADLQHLSQADLDDLAAEIREFLIHKVAATGGHLGPNLGVVELTLALHRVFDSPHDPIIFDTGHQSYVHKMLTGRAADFATLRKKDGLSGYPSRSESEHDWVESSHASAALSYADGLAKAFELTGHRNRHVVAVVGDGALTGGMCWEALNNIAAARRPVVIVVNDNGRSYAPTFGGLANHLAMLRLQPGYESLLERGRSAVRGMPVVGDLAYQFMHSVKAGVKDALSPQLLFTDLGLKYMGPVDGHDEHAVEAALKRARGFHGPVLVHVVTQKGRGYGPAEDDEADQMHSCGVIDPATGLATKVPGPSWTATFSESLIEQATKRRDIVAITAAMPGPTGLSAFGERFPDRLFDVGIAEQHAMTSAAGLAMGGMHPVVAIYATFLNRAFDQIMMDVALHKLPVTIVLDRAGVTGSDGASHNGMWDMSMLGIVPGIRVAAPRDGARLREELGEALAVDDGPTVIRFPKGDVGEDIPAVQKHSGLDVLAVPTDGLGADVLLVSVGAFASMALAVAERLRDQGIGVTVIDPRWVLPVSEALAELAIAHKVVVTLEDNGVSGGIGSAVSAALRAAEIDVPCRDIGLPQQFFDQASRGEVLDDSGLTDQHVARRITGWIAALSGDGVDSGAAITERLD, encoded by the coding sequence ATGCTTGAACAGATCCGTGGGCCCGCCGATCTGCAGCACCTCTCGCAGGCGGATCTGGACGATCTGGCGGCCGAGATCCGCGAGTTTCTCATTCACAAGGTCGCCGCGACCGGTGGGCACCTCGGCCCGAACCTCGGCGTGGTCGAGTTGACGCTGGCACTGCACCGGGTTTTCGACTCCCCGCACGATCCGATCATCTTCGACACCGGCCACCAGTCCTACGTGCACAAGATGCTGACCGGTCGCGCCGCGGACTTCGCGACGTTACGGAAAAAGGATGGGCTGTCCGGTTATCCGTCGCGCTCGGAGAGCGAGCACGACTGGGTCGAGTCGAGTCATGCCAGCGCTGCTCTGTCGTACGCCGACGGGTTGGCCAAGGCCTTCGAACTGACCGGCCACCGGAACCGGCATGTGGTCGCGGTCGTCGGCGACGGGGCGCTCACCGGTGGAATGTGCTGGGAGGCGTTGAACAACATCGCCGCTGCGCGCCGGCCGGTGGTGATCGTCGTCAACGACAACGGCCGCAGCTACGCGCCGACCTTTGGGGGGCTGGCCAATCATCTGGCCATGCTGCGTCTGCAGCCCGGCTACGAGAGCCTGCTGGAACGCGGCCGCAGCGCTGTGCGCGGTATGCCGGTCGTCGGCGACCTGGCCTACCAGTTCATGCACAGCGTGAAAGCCGGTGTGAAGGACGCGCTTTCGCCGCAGCTGCTGTTCACCGACCTGGGGTTGAAGTACATGGGCCCGGTCGACGGCCACGACGAGCACGCCGTCGAGGCTGCGCTGAAGCGGGCGCGCGGATTCCACGGCCCGGTGCTGGTGCACGTCGTCACCCAGAAGGGCCGGGGCTACGGACCGGCCGAGGACGACGAGGCCGACCAGATGCACTCCTGCGGCGTGATCGACCCGGCGACCGGGCTGGCCACCAAGGTGCCGGGGCCGAGTTGGACGGCGACCTTCTCGGAGTCGCTCATCGAGCAGGCGACCAAGCGCCGCGACATCGTCGCGATCACCGCCGCGATGCCCGGGCCGACTGGATTGAGCGCGTTCGGAGAACGCTTCCCGGACAGGCTGTTTGACGTCGGGATCGCCGAGCAGCACGCGATGACATCGGCCGCCGGGCTGGCGATGGGCGGCATGCACCCCGTCGTCGCGATCTACGCGACGTTCCTCAACCGGGCGTTCGACCAGATCATGATGGACGTCGCCCTGCACAAGCTGCCGGTCACGATCGTGCTCGACCGGGCAGGTGTCACCGGCAGCGACGGCGCGAGTCATAACGGCATGTGGGACATGTCGATGCTGGGCATCGTCCCGGGCATCCGGGTGGCCGCACCCCGCGACGGCGCCCGCTTGCGCGAGGAGCTCGGCGAGGCGCTGGCCGTCGACGACGGCCCGACCGTGATCCGGTTCCCGAAAGGAGATGTCGGCGAGGACATTCCGGCTGTCCAAAAGCACTCCGGGCTGGACGTGCTCGCGGTGCCGACCGACGGCCTGGGCGCCGACGTGCTGCTGGTTTCGGTCGGCGCGTTCGCGTCGATGGCGCTCGCGGTGGCCGAGCGGCTGCGCGACCAGGGCATCGGCGTCACGGTGATCGACCCGCGGTGGGTGCTGCCGGTGTCGGAGGCGTTGGCGGAGCTCGCGATCGCGCACAAGGTCGTCGTCACGCTGGAAGACAACGGGGTGTCCGGTGGTATCGGCTCGGCGGTGTCGGCCGCGCTGCGGGCCGCCGAGATCGACGTACCCTGCCGCGATATCGGTCTGCCGCAACAGTTTTTCGACCAGGCCTCGCGCGGTGAGGTGCTCGACGACTCCGGCCTGACCGACCAGCACGTGGCCCGTCGCATCACCGGCTGGATCGCCGCGTTGTCCGGCGACGGCGTCGACTCCGGCGCGGCGATCACCGAACGCCTGGATTAG